A window of Watersipora subatra chromosome 10, tzWatSuba1.1, whole genome shotgun sequence genomic DNA:
TAGCTAAGGCGACATACGCTTGGGTGAAACTTTTGGTTCAAAAGACGGTCACTTCAGACAGAAAAGCGACACAGCAGACCGAAAAGCGATAATTCCGGTAAACAAACAATTATTgtaatgaacatgtttataTGAGAgccagagattacgcctacaagtaattttgcctacaggagattgcACCTACAAATGATTTTGCCTACAGAAGATTAcacctacaagtgattttgcctacaggagattacgtctacaagctGAGAGACTGTGCTTACCATCTAGGGTTGTGTGGGCAGTTTTTTCTCAAAGagccaaatttcaaagttgcaagattttaggGAGCTGCATAATATGTGTATCAGTATAACAAttcatactgataatacaagtttggtagtggttgtaataaaatttatttattagaatacttttacaatagcattgaataatgttgaagtgagcctaaagagctttgtataacagtataatatTTCATGAAGAGCTACattataacatttcatactgctaatacaagtttggtagtggtattgtaattaaatttatttattaaaatacttttacaataacattgaataatgttgaagtgagCCTAAAAGAGCTTTGTATAACTTAAAGTTTAGTGAGATACATGAAATTGTTTACGGCTGCTCATTATCTCTTGGTAGTCTGGCTCTCTACTGCAGCATGCTATTCTTAGGAGCTGACACAAGTGATCTTGGGTCAAAGTGGATCTCGACTTGCTCttgatattattcatgtatgaaAATGCTGATTCACTTAGGTATATATGTGGCAGCAAACACAGTGTACAACCATCTTCCTAGTTGAGCAAGCTGTCAATATTCAgcctttgttgaagctttcaagtaGAACCCCTTCTCAATTTCATCTATATCTGTACCTCTGAGGTTACAcaactccagttgcagagaTGAGACATTAACACTTTTCAATGGCAACTGAGAAACCCACTCTCCATTAGGCTTTGCCTTCTGAGGTGCTTTTATGAGTTGTATGATATGTTTCAAAGATTGAAGCTGACTAAATTGATTGCTAAACTCTTGTTGCAGCTTTTCTATAAAGTGAGTGTACTCAGCTGTACAAGGCGCCATTTCTTCAtcatctaaaaatgcttttagaGTAGGAAAGTGAAGCAAATCACTTTGCACATCCACCAGAAACAACTTCAGCGTATGGGAGAAGGCTTGAACAGCTGGTAGTGTATTAATAATAGTCTTGTTCTTCCCTTGATGCTTGAAGTTCAAATCATTCAAATGGCCACAGATGTCAACAAGGAAGGCAAGGTCACTCATATCTTTAGAAGAGCTCATCATCTCTTGAAACTGTTTTGCATTCAGGCTTCTGCCTGTATTTAGAAAAGAGGTTAGCTCCTGACGAGTACTCCACAACCTCGACAGAGCATTTCCCTTACTTAGCCATttaatgttattgtatgttagtaaaTCTCCACAAATGGCATCACCTTCTTTGAGAAACTTCCTTAAGTTTCTGTGTCTGAGAGATGATTGACTTCTGAAGAAGTTGAAAATCTTCATAGCTTTACACAATAGTTGTTGAAAGTGATCATTTAGTTTTCCGCATAAAACAGTTTGGTGGATGATGCAATAGAATGCTAGCATTGATGGCATATCCTTCTTCAATCTAGCTATGAGCCCTTGATCTCTTCCAACCATGGCTGGTGGGCCATCTGTTGttacagatatgcatttgtgGAGAGGTATCTTCATCTTGTCAAGTCTTTTAACGAGGGCATCATAGGTAGCCTGACTGGTGGTTTCTCCTTCTAATCCAACCAAAGTAAGAAGCTCCTCCTTCATTTTTTACCATCAAAGAATCTGCAACACAGGGTATATGACTAAAGCACAATACTATGCTTTATAAAGAAACATACTGATGCTTCATAAAGAAGCATGTAGTATAAATGTGTGGGTTAGTcactttgaaacaaatatcataaaataacTGCAACATTTTCTACTTGGAATTGTGTTCTCTCTTTACTGTCTTTTAAAATGCACTTGTATGACTTCAGCTTGCAAATGCATGGTAAAAATGATTACCAGTTGTcagtgtacacacagtagcctacataccttacgaAGACTGCTAATTGAGCTACATCCATTATATCAGTAGATTCATCAATGGCGATTGAAAAGTAATCTATGTTCTATATGGGTTAGCAAAGTCATTCTGAGATgatcattaatgctttcaattCTACCAGTGACAGTTTTCCTAGAAAGTGGTATTGCCTTGACTTTACCAATCACATCATGCTTATCTAGAAAAAGTGTTTTCATAGCCTCAACCAAGCATTCTTGTACAATCTCAGCATGAGAATAGCAAAGCATCGCTTTTGCTAGAATCTTTGAGACTCGTAGAGAAGCTTCTGTAGCGCGTTGATCAGTAGCTTTGAAAGAAACTAGcatattttttgaaaatgttagtgatttttgaagtttatttaGCTTTTGATGTCTAGCTAAAGATCCCAGTGGAAATGTCGCAGTAAACTCTCTATGCTTCGTCGCATGATGCCGTTTGATGTTCGTCTTTTTGTTAGCGGAGATCGTTTCCTGGCACAATAGACATTGCGGTTTGCCATGCCTAAAAATGAATGCATATTCCAGGGTCTACTCATCTTGGAATTCTCTTGTAGATTCGTTTCTATTTCGTTTACTTTGTGAGGCTCCCATTGAAACTCTGGAAATGGTTCGTTTTGTTGAAGATGCCATTGCTACCCCCACTGtattaattggctcaattgcAAATGACATCTTCAACTAAGGCacagcatcttatataagccAGCATTATGAAATCATGATGAAATGACTTCTTGATGAACCTTTCTTGAGCATTCTATTTTGTCCTCATTAGATCAGCAGCGGAAGTTATTACATCagaaaagctacatgtacatgatgtCGTGAATTAAGACTCATGATGcatgtgtaggctatatatataatgcagTAATAGTGCATTTTTAGATAAGCCTAATATGTCAAaatgcatgtagttttgtacagtatattataaggatatttttatatacgtcAAAAGAATTCGAATTTTTACAGAGTTGAAAGAGccgcaacaaaatttgcaaagaGCCGCACATTTGCCAGCCCTGAGCTAGGATATTAGGCCTCTTCAATTCTGTGatgcaaaaaataacaaattttagttaattctttattttaaacaagaaagaaaaacaaaaattgactAAATTTTCAGCCTTGATATtgcatattatttataaaataaatttatatttacactCACATATGCAGATATTATTTCATGAGTATATTTACGTAGCGTAATTGTATTGTCTTTACACAAAGGAGTTTTAATAGTATAGGCGTTCTGTTTTGTTGATGAATTTAACAACAGTATCCCATTTCATAGTGTTAGGATGTATCTGTTGTCGAGGAGTATTATAGTCTGAGCAGTGGTAGAGGTAGTGTATACTAGTTTCATCTTCCAACAAACGTGCATGTAGGTGTATTGGTTGCTCCAATAGTATATTGGAATAGTTGCAGCTTGCTATGACTAGTCAGCAGATCATGTGGTGAAGTGTTGTTTAACCACAGATCACACAGTGCAGCAAGTGCTTTCATTTCTGTCTCTAGAGGTATTGGGTTATTGAATAAATGATATACTGGGAGAGTTGCAATTAGGCCTAGTGGGCAATTCCCATTAACTAGTTGCATCTTCCATCTTCTCAGCCATTTTGATTTTGTAAGATTGTTAATGTTTGTAAATAACGAATGGCATGATGAATGTTTGTTATACGCGTGTGTCAATGTactttatatgtacatgtaaatgcatTATTTTCATGTCAAATCCTATTATCATCCACATATCAAATctttgcaaatatataaatttaattcgaGGTAATTATTGGGAACGATGGGGATTCAACAGCCATTTATTTACAACAAAGTGAAAGCTGTTATTTACAACAAAGCGAAAGCTGTTATTTACAACAAATCGAAAGCTGTTATTTACAACAAAGCGAAAGCTGTTATTTACAACAAAGCGAAAGCTGTTATTTACAACAAAGCGAAAGCTGTTATTGAAGTTAAAACCACATTTTATTGAATCATAACAGTGTGCCCACTAAAAGTAtgctattaaatatattatatggttATTTACCAGGATGCTGACAACATCGATAAATTGGAGTTTACCAGGAGAGAAAGTGCCATTGCACAGAACCTAACTATGAATATCTCATAAGCTGAGTGTCTAAACAGAATTTCAatgtactagaaattccactgtcatacagcccacgaccaaagcgatattagaaaaaaagaaagggtactgatggttgagaaatgcaatattagcagtcaaatggcactgcagcacaacaggataactgcaatggtagctgtaatgttctgggtgtgggtgttattatgtacaacaaacagcaataatgaaaggaaaagatgtttatattttccccctgcaataggagaaatgcaatattggccaatattagaagtaaaatgcactgatattattagaataaccaatattattaatatagtaaaccaattaatagaaaaccaattaatagaaaaccaatgcacaattttgtttacatttcaaaacgtcatagctaacaatatcgagaagttgtggtatttatatagatttttagaaaacttatttcaaaagtgtttggtcatgacaaacagcaataatgaaaggaaaatattatatgtctattataatctctcccctgcaataggagaaatgcaatattggccaatattagaagtaaaatgcactgatattattagaataaccaatattgttaatatagtaatacagcaataatagaaaacctacgagcgttcacgcgtctggaagatttctgcaaactgcagcaaaataaaagctgctataaaagtgttataaagctgtaggcctaatctactgtaatgtatgtaattcaacaacaataaagaaatatgtttattataactctgaaatgcaaaattagaagtaaaatggcaagctactgtgtactatacacagtttgaaagttggttgcgttgaatgtagaatggttttgataagcgatctttaacagaaagcgagtatgagcattcacacgtctgaaagtttcatgcaaactgcagcaaaataaaaaatgttcttgtcataaaggggcgttgtagttcggccctagcttgtacataagttgtaaagaattttggttaacgctttaaaaaatgaaacctttggtgattggacaaaaaacataggctgataaactgtgtaccacaatttcgtacctataaatcggtcaacgcctcaaacagtctacgtttattacagaaaccttcgaataaattcgattacaagtaaacaatgccatagactggtgaaatgtgcacgctattttttcgcgaaatgcgcacgacttaatcgttctattctctgtcgcccgccgtttcaatttctggtcttaacttttattaaaccaagcttttcaagcgttttgtgacgattttcgtcctaataaatctgtctatttgtgtataatccgatcagatgggtaagttttaagagattttcgagaatatacaaatacttggtaacatatttaaataggtctgtatgtgttttgtatcgttattatactttaactaatctacaaaacgatggttaaatttgttgatgaaattttattacaagggttcgtctcattgttgatgaataattttcgtaagttgtgtgcacatgcatttatcataaaaattcccaaacttcgcatcagctcgtttggtcgtggaatGATTTGGAGGATTTGTGCTGCTTTTGTACACACTACAGTTCGTATGCTAAGTACACATCCTTGTAGGCTTCTTTACTTGCGGaagttttatatttcatcaattaAATCGATACATATATTACAAGTTTAGGATATATTCtgcaaaaaatacaaacatccaATACAGATTTATTTGTTCCATTTTCTCATTCATCGCATATAAGCACCACCATGTCAGCGATACATCTTGAAATGGTAGTATTTGTACTTGTACTAGTATTTGTTCAATAACGTATGTATCTTCATATCACTTTCATCTGACTGTTATCATTCTATCCCAATCGGATGCTCTCTCAATGTTCTACAAAGTAAAGTAGAAGGACATGAAATgagcaatattgttttttgagaatattggAAAGTATCATTATGCAATTTACTTTCTCTAGCTTGATACATCAGGAACCCAACACTGAGCACAAGATAATAGGATTTGTACAGAGTGATGAGGAGAAAGATGGCAGCAATTATAAACAAGTATTGTGAGTGTTTTGGCTCACCATAAATTAATAAGTTAACTGTACATGTGAtaaaaacaatttgtaaaatTGGTTTCGTTGGtaaatataaatttggtaaaagTTCACTCAACAGAACCTTAACCGTAGAGTTCTAAGTGCTAGAGTACGGGTTGCTTATCTGTGACTGATTGTCCACAGATTGGTTGTGTACTATGTCTAAAGTGAGATcactgcaaaaacaaaaaaattgtcagTGAGATTTACTGCTTGTTCGATAGCGAGACTGATAATACTGAATAATGAAATCATAGGCTAGATCATGGGGTGGGTAACTCCCAAGCCAACAAACCATCTACTGACTATCTAAACTTATGTATGACTgttgtaataaattaataatatataataataacaaataattatatttgttataaattcaaaaatttataacaaatataaatatttgctataaatttttgaatttataacaaatatttacgGCGCTGTAACGATAACGCACTACTTTTTGTTTATTATGCCAATCACCCACATTAAGAATATAATTTTATAGTGCAGAAAGAAAGATTGTACACCCATACCTCTGGCAGAGTCACCTGTCACTGGGATGATCGCCACTGCTGCACCTCTCATTGACAACGTACCACCTCAGGTGGAGCAAGATAGAGCAGCCACCAAGATACATGTATCTCTGCGAGGTATAAAACAGTAACATAGCAGTTTAATCGGTACATTTCAGATCAAATTTTTGGAGTAGAA
This region includes:
- the LOC137406968 gene encoding general transcription factor II-I repeat domain-containing protein 2-like, with amino-acid sequence MKEELLTLVGLEGETTSQATYDALVKRLDKMKIPLHKCISVTTDGPPAMVGRDQGLIARLKKDMPSMLAFYCIIHQTVLCGKLNDHFQQLLCKAMKIFNFFRSQSSLRHRNLRKFLKEGDAICGDLLTYNNIKWLSKGNALSRLWSTRQELTSFLNTGRSLNAKQFQEMMSSSKDMSDLAFLVDICGHLNDLNFKHQGKNKTIINTLPAVQAFSHTLKLFLVDVQSDLLHFPTLKAFLDDEEMAPCTAEYTHFIEKLQQEFSNQFSQLQSLKHIIQLIKAPQKAKPNGEWVSQLPLKSVNVSSLQLELCNLRGTDIDEIEKGFYLKASTKAEY